ACGCAACTTGGTCCCCGTGAGGCTCTGGTAGAGCTGCCCGGAGAGATGCTGGGAAGTTCCGGCGCCGGCAGTCCCATAGGTCAGGCTTTCCGGCCTGGCCTTGAGCTCCGCCGTGATTTCCGCTACCGAATTGAAGCGGCTGCCGGCGGGCACGACCAGGACATTGCTGACCATGCCGACCAGATTGACGGGCGCGAAATCCTTGACCGGGTCATAGCCCAGGTTCTCGTTGAAGAACGGGTTGACCGCATGCGTGGTGATGGTGCCGCCCATGATGGTGTAGCCGTCGGCCGGAGAACGCGCGGCCGCCTGCGTGCCGACGATGCCCGAGACTCCCGGACGGTTCTCGACCACGACCGGCTGCCCCAGGCGTTCGCCCAGCTTCTGCGCGATCAGGCGCGCGACGCCGTCCGAAACCCCACCCGTGGAAAAAGGCACGATGTACCTGACGGGCTTGCTCGGCCAGGCCTCCGTCTGCGCCGAGGCAGACTGCCATCCGATCGTGGAAACCATTGCCAGGGCCAGGCCAATGGAGCGGCGGCGCAGTTGATTGATAGACACGGAAGTAATTCCTTTCATTGATGGGATTTCGCGGTATCGGGAGATGGGTGGAGTCGGACCGAATCGCGTTCGACAATCCGGCAAGGAACGATCACGTTGCGGGAATTCACTTCGCCCTGCATCTGTTCATGCAGCAGGTCCACCGTGGCGGAAACCATGTCCTCTACGCTTTGGACCACGGTAGTAAGACGATAGGAACCCCACGCTGCCTGGGGCACGTCGTCAAAACCGACCACCCCGACATCCTCGGGAACCCGTAGACCCAACTCCAGCCGCAGCACGTCCATGGCGGCGATGGCCAT
This region of Alicycliphilus denitrificans K601 genomic DNA includes:
- a CDS encoding Bug family tripartite tricarboxylate transporter substrate binding protein; this translates as MSINQLRRRSIGLALAMVSTIGWQSASAQTEAWPSKPVRYIVPFSTGGVSDGVARLIAQKLGERLGQPVVVENRPGVSGIVGTQAAARSPADGYTIMGGTITTHAVNPFFNENLGYDPVKDFAPVNLVGMVSNVLVVPAGSRFNSVAEITAELKARPESLTYGTAGAGTSQHLSGQLYQSLTGTKLRQISYKGGSQAMVDLVGGQIDMVFETVAAARPMIDGKRVKVLGVTSKKALRSLPGVPSLDEAGVTGFEMQSWQGVFAPAGTPKPIVERLGKEIAAIVASPDMQERLRNLGVEPDGRTAEPFAAFQRSEIAKWEKVIRDARIKAE